The genomic region TAGGGCACGCCTTCGGGATCGCCCGGACCATTCGACAAAAAGATTCCGTCCGGCTTGAGCGCCTCGACGTCCTCAGCCGTCGTCGAGGCCGGAACGACCGTGACGTCGCATCCGACGTCGACCAGACGGCGCAGAATATTCTGCTTCACCCCGAAATCATAGGCGACGACTTTCCATCGCCGGCTCGACCTCGCCCGCCGGTCGTCGAGCGACGGCGCCCACTCTCCGGATCCGTGAGCCCATTGATACGCTCGCGCGCAGGTCACCGCCGCAGCCAGATCGACGCCCACAATTCCGGGAGCGTGTTTGGCTTTTTCGACCGCACCCGCTTCGCTGGCTGCACCGTGAGTAATCACGCCGGGCTGGGAACCGTGCTGCCGGAGGTGTCTCGTCAACGCGCGGGTATCCAGTCCCTCGATGGCCACGACCTTGGCCGCCTGGAGATACTCGTGGAGTTGCTGACGGCTGCGCCAATTGCTGCTGAGGACGCTCCCCTCCTTGATGACGAACCCTTCCGCCCAAATCCGGCGTGACTCGACGTCGTCGGGCGTCAGACCGTAATTCCCGATGTGCGGAGACGTCATCGTGATGATCTGCCCCTTGTACGAAGGATCGGTCAGTACCTCCTGATACCCGGTCATCGCGGTGTTGAACACCACTTCACCGGCGGTGTCCCCTTCATACCCCAGCGCCTGTCCTTCGAACACCGCTCCGTCCGCCAAAGCCAGCAGCGCCCTGCTCATACTTGTGACTCCCGTCTGGAGACCAGCCGCGTGACTTTCATAGCCAGAAGCGCGATGCCCAGCCCCATGTTTATCATGTAGAGAGAGCGGACCGGCATATGCAACCGAAAAAACGCCTCGAAGGCAGCCTTCCGAGCCTGTTCGTCCTTCACGGCAAACGCCTCCGCTTGAAGCGCCGCAGCCTGCGGGTGCAGCACCAGGACGATCACGCACAGCAGGATGCCCATCAGCGTCAGCAGCACGACCTCGAGCCGGCTCACGCTCACCGCCGGATGACCGCTCCACTGGCGGCAGACCGCGATGGCCACCAACAAGGCCATGGCCACGACCACCAATCGGTTGTACCCTTCAAATGCCCTGGTAAGCAAAAATCCTCCCGAGTCTTGGCCGCCCAGCGTATTGAAGACCGCCGGGATCACCGCGCCGATCAAGACGATCAATCCGCCGACCCACGTGGCCAGTGCAAGCAGCTCCAACGTCAGTCCGCACAGCAACCCCCGATACACCCACCGATTCACCGTATCGACCGGCTGATGAAGGCCCCGACAAGACACCGGCTCCGATTCCTGTTCATTCGATGCGTGACTCCACTATATGAGGCCGGTGCATG from Nitrospira japonica harbors:
- the carA gene encoding glutamine-hydrolyzing carbamoyl-phosphate synthase small subunit — protein: MSRALLALADGAVFEGQALGYEGDTAGEVVFNTAMTGYQEVLTDPSYKGQIITMTSPHIGNYGLTPDDVESRRIWAEGFVIKEGSVLSSNWRSRQQLHEYLQAAKVVAIEGLDTRALTRHLRQHGSQPGVITHGAASEAGAVEKAKHAPGIVGVDLAAAVTCARAYQWAHGSGEWAPSLDDRRARSSRRWKVVAYDFGVKQNILRRLVDVGCDVTVVPASTTAEDVEALKPDGIFLSNGPGDPEGVPYAIEAVRSLIGRRPIFGICLGHQILGLAMGLKTYKLKFGHHGANHPVMDLRTRKVEISSQNHNFAVQVSARQTAVSEPPPVVETVFGRVAVTHVSLNDQSVEGLACVEQPVFSVQYHPEASPGPHDSAYLFEDFVGVMEKSYGS
- a CDS encoding DUF4149 domain-containing protein, with protein sequence MSCRGLHQPVDTVNRWVYRGLLCGLTLELLALATWVGGLIVLIGAVIPAVFNTLGGQDSGGFLLTRAFEGYNRLVVVAMALLVAIAVCRQWSGHPAVSVSRLEVVLLTLMGILLCVIVLVLHPQAAALQAEAFAVKDEQARKAAFEAFFRLHMPVRSLYMINMGLGIALLAMKVTRLVSRRESQV